Proteins from a single region of Streptomyces spinoverrucosus:
- a CDS encoding metallophosphoesterase family protein, whose protein sequence is MSRFLRSIRRPRTATDPELLAPPANRWTRALGLMAVVLLGAWLGLLVVGNVRVPVGPMDTTMTLRPSATGGTKINVSPLGALHLDSHIAPVRLDVNVDQLDPDRSQALVDHPERLSGLQDEVARDVGHGALDLAVRSCVAVVAGATALGLVVYRRPRRALAAGGLALTLLAASGATAYATWNPKSVLEPRFSGLLSSAPSLVGDARSIVTEFDVYQQELARLVTNVTKLYDATSTLPAYRPDPTTIRVLHVSDIHLNPASWKIIASLVDQYEVNVIVDSGDTMDHGTSAENGFLDPIEDLGAPYVWVRGNHDSRITQSYLEGLKNVHVLDDGRAVSVAGLRFAGIGDPQFTPDRTNKPGAEASQELAGARLATALRDQRAAGTPVDVAVAHEPQAARQTDGEVPLVLSGHLHHQEMEVLPYGTRLRIEGSTGGSGLRAVEGEHPDPIEASILYFDRDTRRLQAWDAIRLGGLGLTTAEVSRHLVEENQPGATGSPTPSPTPSGERSGERSP, encoded by the coding sequence ATGAGCCGTTTCCTTCGAAGCATCCGCCGTCCTCGAACCGCCACCGACCCCGAACTCCTCGCCCCGCCCGCCAACCGCTGGACCCGAGCCCTGGGGCTCATGGCCGTCGTCCTGCTGGGCGCCTGGCTGGGGCTGCTGGTCGTCGGAAACGTCCGGGTCCCGGTCGGACCGATGGACACGACGATGACCCTGCGCCCGTCCGCCACCGGCGGCACGAAGATCAACGTCTCCCCGCTGGGCGCCCTGCACCTGGACAGCCATATCGCCCCCGTCCGGCTGGACGTGAACGTCGACCAGCTCGACCCGGACCGCTCCCAGGCCCTGGTCGACCACCCCGAACGCCTCTCCGGCCTGCAGGACGAGGTCGCCCGGGACGTCGGCCACGGCGCCCTCGACCTGGCCGTGCGCTCCTGCGTGGCCGTCGTCGCCGGCGCGACCGCCCTCGGCCTCGTGGTCTACCGCCGCCCGCGCCGCGCCCTCGCGGCCGGCGGCCTCGCGCTCACCCTCCTGGCGGCCTCGGGAGCGACGGCGTACGCCACCTGGAACCCCAAGTCGGTCCTGGAGCCGAGGTTCTCGGGCCTGCTCTCCTCCGCCCCCTCCCTGGTCGGCGACGCCCGCAGCATCGTCACCGAATTCGACGTCTACCAGCAGGAGTTGGCGCGCCTGGTGACGAACGTGACGAAGCTGTACGACGCCACCTCCACGCTCCCCGCCTACCGGCCGGACCCCACCACCATCCGCGTCCTGCACGTCTCGGACATCCACCTCAACCCGGCGAGCTGGAAGATCATCGCCTCGCTGGTGGATCAGTACGAGGTGAACGTGATCGTCGACTCCGGCGACACCATGGACCACGGCACGTCGGCGGAGAACGGCTTCCTGGACCCGATCGAGGACCTGGGCGCCCCGTACGTCTGGGTCCGCGGCAACCACGACTCCCGGATCACCCAGAGCTACCTGGAAGGCCTGAAGAACGTGCACGTCCTCGACGACGGCCGCGCGGTCTCCGTCGCGGGCCTGCGGTTCGCGGGCATCGGCGACCCCCAGTTCACCCCCGACCGCACCAACAAGCCCGGCGCCGAGGCCTCCCAGGAGCTGGCCGGCGCCCGCCTGGCCACCGCCCTGCGCGACCAGCGTGCCGCCGGCACCCCGGTGGACGTGGCCGTCGCCCACGAACCGCAGGCCGCCCGCCAGACGGACGGCGAGGTTCCACTGGTCCTCTCGGGGCATCTGCACCACCAGGAGATGGAGGTGCTGCCCTACGGCACCCGGCTGCGCATCGAGGGCTCGACCGGCGGCAGCGGACTGCGCGCGGTGGAGGGCGAACACCCCGACCCGATCGAGGCGTCGATCCTCTACTTCGACCGCGACACCCGCCGCCTGCAGGCCTGGGACGCCATCCGCCTGGGCGGTCTCGGCCTCACGACGGCGGAGGTCAGCCGCCACCTGGTGGAGGAGAACCAGCCGGGCGCCACCGGCTCCCCGACTCCGTCCCCCACCCCGTCCGGGGAACGGTCCGGAGAACGGAGTCCGTAA
- a CDS encoding metallopeptidase family protein: MLEMTREEFEELVAEALDRIPPELTRLMDNVAVFVEDEPPADDPELLGLYEGTPLTDRGEWYAGVLPDRITIYRGPTLRMCDTREDVVVETEITVVHEIAHHFGIDDARLHALGYG, encoded by the coding sequence GTGCTGGAGATGACGCGCGAGGAGTTCGAAGAACTGGTCGCCGAGGCGCTGGACCGGATCCCGCCGGAGCTGACGCGGCTGATGGACAACGTCGCGGTGTTCGTCGAGGACGAACCGCCCGCCGACGATCCCGAGCTGCTCGGGCTGTACGAGGGGACGCCGCTGACCGATCGCGGGGAGTGGTACGCCGGGGTGCTGCCGGACCGGATCACCATCTACCGGGGGCCGACGCTGCGGATGTGCGACACACGTGAGGACGTCGTCGTGGAGACCGAGATCACGGTCGTGCACGAGATCGCCCACCACTTCGGGATCGACGACGCCCGGCTGCACGCTCTGGGATACGGGTAA